A single Orcinus orca chromosome 2, mOrcOrc1.1, whole genome shotgun sequence DNA region contains:
- the ZBTB25 gene encoding zinc finger and BTB domain-containing protein 25 isoform X1, whose amino-acid sequence MDTASHSLVLLQQLNMQREFGFLCDCTVAIGDVYFKAHRAVLAAFSNYFKMIFIHQTSECIKIQPTDIQPDIFSYLLHIMYTGKGPKQIVDHSRLEEGIRFLHADYLSHIATEMNQVFSPETVQSSNLYGIQISTTQKTAVKQGLEVKEAPSNNNGNRAAVQGDHPQLQLSLAIGLDDGTADQQRAHPAAQALEEHQKPPVSIKQERCDPESVISQSHPSPSSEVTGPSSTESGIKTHLCHYCGERFDSRSNLRQHLHTHVSGSLPFGVPASILESNDLGEVHPLTESSEALECRRLSSFIVKDNEQQPDHSHRGATEPLQISQVSLISKDTEPVELNCNFSFSRKRKISCTICGHKFLRKSQLLEHMYTHKGKSYRYNRCQRFGNTLAQRFQPYCDSWSDIPLKSSRLSQERLDSSCALESELTQENVDTILVE is encoded by the exons ATGGACACAGCTAGCCATAGCCTTGTCCTTCTGCAGCAGCTGAACATGCAGCGAGAATTTGGTTTTCTGTGTGATTGCACAGTTGCTATTGGAGATGTCTACTTCAAAGCCCACAGAGCAGTGCTTGCTGCTTTTTCTAACTATTTCAAGATGATATTTATTCACCAAACAAG tgaATGCATAAAAATACAACCAACTGACATCCAACCTGACATATTCAGCTATTTGTTGCACATTATGTACACGGGGAAAGGGCCAAAACAGATTGTGGATCATAGTCGTTTGGAGGAAGGGATTCGATTTCTTCACGCCGACTACCTTTCTCACATTGCGACTGAAATGAATCAAGTGTTCTCACCAGAGACTGTGCAGTCCTCAAATTTATATGGCATTCAGATCTCAACGACCCAAAAAACAGCTGTCAAACAAGGGCTGGAGGTCAAGGAAGCTCCTTCCAATAACAATGGAAATAGAGCTGCTGTCCAGGGTGACCACCCCCAGTTGCAGCTCTCTCTTGCTATTGGGCTGGATGATGGCACTGCAGACCAGCAGAGGGCCCATCCTGCTGCCCAGGCCTTGGAGGAGCACCAGAAGCCCCCCGTGTCCATCAAGCAGGAGAGATGTGACCCAGAATCTGTGATTTCCCAGAGCCATCCCTCACCCTCTTCAGAGGTGACAGGCCCTTCTTCCACTGAAAGCGGTATCAAAACACACCTATGCCATTACTGTGGGGAACGTTTTGATTCCCGTAGTAATCTAAGACAGCATCTCCATACCCACGTGTCTGGATCCCTCCCATTTGGTGTCCCTGCTTCCATTCTGGAAAGTAACGACCTTGGTGAAGTGCATCCACTTACTGAAAGTAGCGAGGCTCTTGAATGCCGCAGGCTTAGCTCCTTCATTGTCAAGGATAATGAGCAGCAGCCTGACCACTCACACCGGGGTGCCACAGAGCCTTTGCAGATCAGTCAAGTGTCTTTGATCTCCAAAGACACTGAGCCAGTAGAATTaaactgtaatttttctttttcaaggaaaagaaaaatcagctgtACTATCTGTGGTCATAAATTTCTCCGAAAGAGCCAATTACTGGagcacatgtatacacacaaagGTAAATCTTACAGATATAACCGATGCCAAAGGTTTGGTAATACATTAGCCCAGAGATTTCAGCCATATTGTGACAGCTGGTCTGACATCCCCCTGAAAAGTTCTCGCTTGTCGCAAGAACGGTTAGACTCATCTTGTGCCTTAGAGTCAGAACTCACACAAGAAAATGTGGATACTATCCTGGTTGAGTAG
- the ZBTB25 gene encoding zinc finger and BTB domain-containing protein 25 isoform X2, with protein MDTASHSLVLLQQLNMQREFGFLCDCTVAIGDVYFKAHRAVLAAFSNYFKMIFIHQTSECIKIQPTDIQPDIFSYLLHIMYTGKGPKQIVDHSRLEEGIRFLHADYLSHIATEMNQVFSPETVQSSNLYGIQISTTQKTAVKQGLEVKEAPSNNNGNRAAVQGDHPQLQLSLAIGLDDGTADQQRAHPAAQALEEHQKPPVSIKQERCDPESVISQSHPSPSSEVTGPSSTESGIKTHLCHYCGERFDSRSNLRQHLHTHVSGSLPFGVPASILESNDLGEVHPLTESSEALECRRLSSFIVKDNEQQPDHSHRGATEPLQISQVSLISKDTEPVELNCNFSFSRKRKISCTICGHKFLRKSQLLEHMYTHKAVSAKCCLPSVEVRKKHQPDIEYREENP; from the exons ATGGACACAGCTAGCCATAGCCTTGTCCTTCTGCAGCAGCTGAACATGCAGCGAGAATTTGGTTTTCTGTGTGATTGCACAGTTGCTATTGGAGATGTCTACTTCAAAGCCCACAGAGCAGTGCTTGCTGCTTTTTCTAACTATTTCAAGATGATATTTATTCACCAAACAAG tgaATGCATAAAAATACAACCAACTGACATCCAACCTGACATATTCAGCTATTTGTTGCACATTATGTACACGGGGAAAGGGCCAAAACAGATTGTGGATCATAGTCGTTTGGAGGAAGGGATTCGATTTCTTCACGCCGACTACCTTTCTCACATTGCGACTGAAATGAATCAAGTGTTCTCACCAGAGACTGTGCAGTCCTCAAATTTATATGGCATTCAGATCTCAACGACCCAAAAAACAGCTGTCAAACAAGGGCTGGAGGTCAAGGAAGCTCCTTCCAATAACAATGGAAATAGAGCTGCTGTCCAGGGTGACCACCCCCAGTTGCAGCTCTCTCTTGCTATTGGGCTGGATGATGGCACTGCAGACCAGCAGAGGGCCCATCCTGCTGCCCAGGCCTTGGAGGAGCACCAGAAGCCCCCCGTGTCCATCAAGCAGGAGAGATGTGACCCAGAATCTGTGATTTCCCAGAGCCATCCCTCACCCTCTTCAGAGGTGACAGGCCCTTCTTCCACTGAAAGCGGTATCAAAACACACCTATGCCATTACTGTGGGGAACGTTTTGATTCCCGTAGTAATCTAAGACAGCATCTCCATACCCACGTGTCTGGATCCCTCCCATTTGGTGTCCCTGCTTCCATTCTGGAAAGTAACGACCTTGGTGAAGTGCATCCACTTACTGAAAGTAGCGAGGCTCTTGAATGCCGCAGGCTTAGCTCCTTCATTGTCAAGGATAATGAGCAGCAGCCTGACCACTCACACCGGGGTGCCACAGAGCCTTTGCAGATCAGTCAAGTGTCTTTGATCTCCAAAGACACTGAGCCAGTAGAATTaaactgtaatttttctttttcaaggaaaagaaaaatcagctgtACTATCTGTGGTCATAAATTTCTCCGAAAGAGCCAATTACTGGagcacatgtatacacacaaag CAGTGTCTGCCAAATGTTGTCTTCCTAGTGTTGAG GTCAGAAAAAAACACCAGCCAGATATTGAGTATAGAGAAGAAAACCCATGA
- the AKAP5 gene encoding A-kinase anchor protein 5 — MEITVPEIQVESKDEKRSAEVSPQNERQEEKASTLCFKRRKKAAKAMKPKAGSEAADAARKRPPEAGASYQPEPPGGAWASIKRLVTRSKRSDSSKQPKPFEAKVQPEINAEDDNSKKKAKSRLKIPCIKFSKGEKRSNHSKIIEDSDCSIKVQRQAGSLDTKTLTQSDDQAAKTKSKQDVREDVSQKGSDEVCESNVNNSITSPGEKVISVELELDTGHSAIQTGTLILEKDIETLEEKQSIQPQQASPLETSDTEHQLPVVSDVPPSPAVPDQQILEEARNSILESGPDWKDRESKETVAEESKPKDTELSQESDFQVNEITAEKPKPEESKRMEPIAIIITDTEISEFDVKKSKNVPKQFLISIENEQVGVFANDSGFESRTSEQYETLLIETASSLVKNAIQLSIEQLVNEMASDDNAKSNLLQ, encoded by the coding sequence ATGGAGATCACAGTTCCTGAAATACAAGTAGAAAGCAAGGATGAGAAGAGATCAGCAGAGGTTAGTCCTCAGAatgagaggcaggaggaaaaagCATCGACGCTTTGCttcaagagaagaaagaaagcagcCAAAGCAATGAAGCCCAAAGCTGGCTCTGAAGCTGCTGATGCAGCAAGGAAGCGTCCCCCAGAAGCAGGAGCTTCTTATCAGCCAGAGCCCCCCGGGGGGGCCTGGGCTTCCATCAAACGCCTTGTAACACGCAGCAAAAGGTCAGATTCTTCAAAGCAGCCAAAGCCCTTTGAGGCCAAAGTGCAACCTGAAATCAATGCTGAGGATGATAATtctaaaaaaaaggcaaaatccaGACTCAAGATTCCCTGTATAAAATTCTcaaaaggggagaaaagaagTAATCATTCCAAAATTATAGAAGACTCAGACTGCAGTATCAAAGTCCAACGACAGGCTGGAAGTTTGGATACAAAAACTCTGACCCAATCAGATGACCAGGCAGCAAAGACCAAGTCGAAGCAGGATGTAAGGGAAGATGTCTCACAGAAAGGGAGTGATGAGGTCTGTGAATCAAATGTGAACAACAGCATAACTTCTCCTGGAGAGAAAGTGATTTCAGTAGAACTTGAGTTAGATACAGGGCATTCTGCTATTCAAACAGGAACTCTAATCCTTGAAAAAGATATTGAAACGCTTGAGGAAAAACAAAGCATTCAACCTCAGCAAGCAAGCCCACTGGAAACTTCAGACACAGAACACCAGCTCCCAGTGGTTTCTGATGTTCCTCCCTCACCTGCAGTCCCAGATCAACAAATTCTGGAAGAAGCCAGAAACAGTATCCTAGAAAGTGGACCAGACTGGAAAGACCGTGAAAGTAAAGAGACTGTTGCTGAGGAGAGCAAGCCGAAAGATACTGAACTGAGCCAGGAATCAGATTTTCAAGTAAATGAAATCACTGCAGAAAAACCCAAAccagaagaaagcaaaagaatggAGCCAATTGCTATTATTATCACAGACACTGAAATCAGTGAATTTGATGTTAAGAAATCTAAAAATGTCCCTAAGCAATTCTTAATTTCAATCGAAAATGAGCAAGTGGGGGTTTTTGCTAATGATAGTGGTTTTGAGAGTAGAACTTCAGAACAATATGAAACACTCTTAATAGAAACAGCTTCTTCTCTTGTCAAGAATGCTATCCAGTTATCTATAGAACAGCTGGTTAATGAAATGGCCTCTGATGATAATGCAAAAAGCAATCTTCTACAGTGA